One Spirochaetota bacterium genomic region harbors:
- a CDS encoding Txe/YoeB family addiction module toxin: MYRIVYTTQAQRDAKKASSGGMKGKILKLLDIIAHAPFQNPPPYERLLGDLKGAYSRRINIQHRLVYQVYEKEKTVKIIRMWTHYE; encoded by the coding sequence ATGTACCGGATCGTATACACCACGCAGGCGCAGAGGGACGCGAAAAAAGCTTCGTCAGGCGGAATGAAGGGCAAGATACTGAAACTGCTTGATATCATCGCACATGCTCCGTTCCAAAATCCGCCGCCATACGAACGATTGCTCGGGGACCTGAAAGGCGCATATTCGCGAAGGATAAACATTCAGCACCGTCTTGTGTATCAGGTGTACGAAAAAGAAAAGACCGTAAAGATCATTCGGATGTGGACACATTATGAATAA
- a CDS encoding type II toxin-antitoxin system Phd/YefM family antitoxin — protein MGTISVTRARKNLYKAIEDVNESHEPLHITGKNGSAVLVSETDWSAIEETMCLLSIPGMRGSIKRGLKAPLDECLKKLDW, from the coding sequence ATGGGAACGATATCGGTGACCCGCGCAAGAAAAAATCTTTACAAAGCGATCGAAGATGTGAATGAATCGCATGAACCGTTACATATTACGGGCAAAAACGGCTCAGCCGTACTTGTATCCGAGACGGATTGGAGCGCCATTGAAGAGACGATGTGCCTTCTTTCGATACCCGGCATGCGCGGATCGATCAAACGCGGATTAAAAGCGCCGCTCGACGAGTGTCTTAAAAAACTGGATTGGTAA